A single genomic interval of Bradyrhizobium sp. sBnM-33 harbors:
- a CDS encoding saccharopine dehydrogenase family protein codes for MSSSKFDIVVYGATGFTGQLVAEYLAERYKGDASLKWAMAGRSKDKLASVRDAIGAPKDTPLIVADAGDPASLKDMVAQTKSVISTVGPYLLYGSELLAACVSSGTDYFDLCGEPIWMRRMIDAHEAAAKSTGARIVFSCGYDSLPFELGVFFAQEEAKKLFGAPANRVKGRVREMRGTFSGGTAASMRALFSAAANDPGLVALLRNPFALTPGFAGPKQPPGNRPVFDQELNSWTAPFVMANINTRNVHRSNFLLGFPYGKDFVYDEMMLTGSGEQGEALAKRIATANTTEKMNSGGPKPGEGPSKEERENGLYDLLFVAIAPDGRQARAVVKGDRDPGYGSTSKMISECAICLLRDTPDVPAGIWTPGAAMQHKLIKRLVDHAGLTFEVEK; via the coding sequence ATGTCATCGTCGAAATTCGACATCGTCGTCTACGGCGCCACCGGCTTCACCGGCCAGCTCGTCGCCGAATATCTCGCTGAGCGTTACAAAGGTGACGCCAGCCTCAAGTGGGCGATGGCAGGACGTAGCAAGGACAAGCTCGCTTCCGTCCGTGACGCGATCGGCGCGCCCAAGGATACGCCCCTGATCGTGGCTGATGCGGGCGACCCCGCGTCGTTGAAAGACATGGTCGCGCAAACCAAATCGGTGATTTCGACCGTCGGACCTTATTTGCTTTACGGCTCCGAACTGCTTGCCGCCTGCGTCTCATCGGGCACGGACTATTTCGACCTCTGCGGCGAGCCGATCTGGATGCGTCGGATGATCGATGCGCACGAGGCGGCTGCCAAATCGACCGGCGCGAGGATCGTGTTTTCCTGCGGATATGATTCGCTGCCGTTCGAACTCGGCGTGTTCTTTGCGCAGGAGGAAGCCAAAAAGCTGTTCGGCGCACCGGCCAATCGCGTCAAAGGCCGGGTCCGCGAAATGCGCGGCACGTTTTCCGGCGGCACCGCCGCAAGCATGCGGGCGCTGTTCTCGGCGGCTGCGAATGATCCCGGCCTCGTGGCGCTGTTGAGGAATCCATTCGCGCTGACGCCGGGCTTCGCGGGACCGAAGCAGCCACCCGGCAATCGGCCCGTGTTCGATCAGGAACTCAATTCCTGGACCGCACCGTTCGTGATGGCAAACATCAACACCCGCAATGTTCACCGTTCCAATTTTCTTCTCGGCTTTCCCTACGGCAAGGATTTCGTGTACGACGAGATGATGCTGACAGGCTCAGGCGAGCAGGGTGAAGCTCTCGCCAAGCGGATCGCGACCGCCAACACGACGGAGAAGATGAATTCCGGCGGGCCGAAGCCGGGCGAGGGGCCGTCCAAGGAAGAGCGCGAGAACGGGCTTTACGATCTGCTCTTCGTTGCAATTGCACCCGATGGCCGTCAGGCCCGTGCGGTCGTTAAGGGCGATCGCGATCCCGGCTATGGCTCGACCTCGAAGATGATTTCGGAATGCGCGATCTGCCTGCTGCGCGACACGCCGGATGTGCCGGCCGGCATTTGGACGCCGGGTGCAGCGATGCAGCACAAGCTGATCAAGCGATTGGTTGATCACGCGGGGCTGACGTTTGAAGTCGAGAAGTAG
- a CDS encoding O-antigen ligase family protein, whose amino-acid sequence MAYAATAGESLPSITAAPGVLALQRALVWLVGASIAIVFIEPSPYELATLAASVIFFATGARMRLVFMPLLLLLFLLNLGYSISAIAVMDRPNVPSWIATSWYMAITVIFFAMVISEDTAARLDMLRRGLIVGAMIAALAGIAGYFNLVPGGRDLLTLYDRARGTFKDPNVFGAFLVLPALFVLQSVVTDKFGKAFRSAIAFGIISLAILLAFSRAAWGMLIITSGFMLALMVLTSRSQSQRSRIIVMALVTVVLAAALVAVLLSFDSIAQLFKERASLDQSYDEGRFGRFGRHILGAEMALGLPFGIGPLQFTRYFPEDTHNSYLNAFMSGGWLSGVCYPALVFVTVLTGFRYVFVRVPWQPAYLAIFAAFLGTVGESFIIDTDHWRHFWMMLGAMWGMFVAAERWKAGNGPARVERA is encoded by the coding sequence ATGGCGTATGCGGCGACAGCCGGGGAATCGCTCCCATCGATAACGGCCGCGCCCGGCGTGCTCGCGCTGCAGCGCGCGCTGGTTTGGCTGGTGGGTGCGTCCATCGCCATCGTCTTCATCGAGCCGAGCCCCTATGAGTTGGCGACGCTTGCCGCCTCGGTGATCTTCTTCGCCACGGGCGCGCGGATGCGGCTGGTGTTCATGCCGCTGCTGTTGCTCCTGTTCCTGCTCAATCTCGGCTACAGCATCAGTGCGATCGCCGTAATGGATCGGCCCAATGTGCCGAGCTGGATTGCGACCTCCTGGTATATGGCAATCACGGTCATTTTCTTCGCGATGGTGATCTCCGAGGATACCGCAGCGCGGCTCGACATGCTCCGGCGCGGCCTCATCGTTGGTGCGATGATTGCGGCGCTCGCCGGCATCGCGGGTTACTTCAATCTCGTCCCCGGCGGGCGTGACCTGCTGACGCTGTATGACCGCGCCCGCGGCACCTTCAAGGATCCGAACGTGTTTGGCGCGTTCCTGGTCCTGCCGGCGCTGTTCGTGCTGCAAAGCGTGGTCACGGACAAATTCGGCAAGGCGTTCCGCAGCGCGATCGCGTTTGGCATCATATCTTTGGCGATTCTCCTGGCGTTCTCACGCGCTGCGTGGGGCATGCTTATCATCACCTCGGGCTTCATGCTGGCATTGATGGTGCTGACCAGCCGCTCGCAGTCGCAGCGCTCGCGCATCATCGTGATGGCGCTTGTTACCGTAGTTCTGGCGGCCGCCCTGGTCGCGGTGCTGCTGTCGTTCGATTCGATTGCACAGCTATTCAAGGAGCGCGCCAGCCTGGACCAGAGCTACGACGAAGGCCGCTTCGGCCGGTTCGGCCGGCACATCCTCGGCGCAGAAATGGCGTTGGGCCTGCCATTCGGCATTGGCCCGCTACAGTTCACCCGTTACTTCCCGGAAGACACCCACAATTCCTACCTGAACGCGTTCATGTCGGGCGGCTGGCTCTCCGGCGTTTGCTATCCGGCGCTGGTCTTCGTCACGGTTCTGACGGGCTTCCGCTATGTCTTCGTCCGCGTGCCCTGGCAGCCGGCCTATCTGGCAATCTTCGCAGCCTTTCTCGGCACGGTTGGCGAGAGCTTCATCATCGACACCGACCATTGGCGGCACTTCTGGATGATGCTGGGAGCAATGTGGGGCATGTTCGTCGCCGCCGAACGCTGGAAGGCGGGCAATGGTCCGGCGCGCGTGGAACGCGCGTAG
- a CDS encoding undecaprenyl-phosphate glucose phosphotransferase: protein MEPINARSMLDAAATASADRPPIERRRRLSPAALAVTNQKVGRAYSPIVIAGVVRVIDFAMLSAIGVALNFGYVVPLRGFSWEFLAAIFGMAATAVICFQAADIYQVQLFRGHLRQMTRMISSWAFVFLLFIGVSFIVKLGNEISRLWLTAFFVSGLAALVTGRVFLRSLVRRWARQGRLDRRTIIVGADENGEQLVQALKIQDDSDIKVLGVFDDRNDDRAMDTCAGSPKLGKVDDIVEFARRTRVDLVLFALPISAETRILDMLKKLWVLPVDIRLSAHTNKLRFRPRSYSYLGEVPTLDVFEAPITDWDLVMKWLFDHVVGFVILVLALPVMGLVALAVKLDSPGPILFRQKRFGFNNERIDVFKFRSMYHHQADPTASKVVTKNDPRVTRIGRFIRKTSLDELPQLFNVVFKSNLSLVGPRPHAVQGKLQSRLFDEAVDGYFARHRVKPGITGWAQINGWRGEVDTDEKIQKRVEFDLYYIENWSVLFDLYILLNTPIALMTKSENAY from the coding sequence GTGGAACCGATTAACGCACGCTCGATGCTCGATGCCGCGGCGACCGCCAGCGCCGATCGTCCGCCGATCGAACGGCGCCGCAGGCTGTCTCCGGCGGCGCTCGCCGTCACCAATCAGAAAGTTGGCCGCGCCTACTCGCCGATCGTGATCGCAGGCGTGGTCCGCGTGATCGATTTCGCGATGTTGAGCGCGATCGGCGTCGCACTCAATTTCGGATATGTCGTGCCTCTCAGAGGTTTTTCCTGGGAGTTTCTCGCGGCGATCTTCGGCATGGCGGCAACGGCGGTGATCTGCTTCCAGGCCGCCGATATTTATCAGGTGCAGTTGTTCCGTGGCCATCTTCGCCAGATGACGCGGATGATTTCATCCTGGGCATTCGTGTTCCTGCTGTTTATCGGCGTATCTTTCATCGTGAAGCTCGGCAACGAAATTTCGCGGCTGTGGCTTACGGCGTTTTTCGTGAGCGGCCTCGCGGCGCTGGTGACCGGGCGCGTGTTTCTGCGCTCGCTGGTGCGCCGCTGGGCCCGTCAGGGCCGGCTCGATCGCCGCACCATCATCGTGGGCGCGGACGAGAATGGCGAGCAGCTTGTCCAGGCGCTCAAGATCCAGGACGATTCGGACATCAAGGTGCTCGGCGTGTTCGACGACCGCAACGACGACCGCGCGATGGACACCTGCGCCGGCAGTCCCAAGCTCGGCAAGGTAGACGACATCGTCGAATTCGCGCGCCGCACCCGCGTCGATCTCGTGCTGTTCGCGCTGCCAATCTCGGCCGAGACGCGCATTCTCGATATGTTGAAGAAGCTTTGGGTGCTTCCGGTCGATATCCGGCTCTCCGCCCATACCAACAAGCTGCGCTTCCGTCCCCGCTCCTATTCCTATCTCGGCGAGGTACCTACCCTCGACGTATTCGAGGCGCCGATCACCGACTGGGATCTGGTGATGAAGTGGTTGTTCGACCATGTCGTCGGCTTCGTGATCCTGGTGCTGGCATTGCCGGTGATGGGCCTGGTTGCGCTTGCGGTGAAGCTCGATAGCCCGGGGCCGATACTGTTCCGCCAGAAGCGTTTCGGCTTCAACAATGAGCGCATCGATGTCTTCAAGTTCCGCTCGATGTACCACCATCAGGCCGATCCGACCGCCTCCAAGGTCGTAACCAAGAATGATCCGCGCGTAACCCGCATCGGGCGCTTCATCCGCAAGACCAGCCTCGACGAACTGCCGCAGCTCTTCAACGTCGTGTTCAAGAGCAATTTGTCGCTGGTAGGACCCCGACCGCATGCCGTGCAAGGCAAGTTGCAAAGCCGGCTTTTCGACGAGGCCGTCGACGGCTATTTCGCGCGCCACCGCGTCAAGCCTGGCATCACCGGCTGGGCGCAAATCAACGGCTGGCGCGGCGAAGTCGACACCGACGAGAAGATCCAGAAGCGTGTCGAGTTCGATCTCTATTACATCGAGAACTGGTCAGTGCTGTTCGATCTCTACATTCTGCTCAACACGCCGATCGCGCTGATGACCAAGAGCGAGAACGCGTATTAA
- a CDS encoding glycosyltransferase family 4 protein, whose product MPVVDGQPLRILHATRAPVGGIFRHILDLANGQVDRGHHVGIIADSLTGGERAEQALAEIAPRLKLGVHRTAIRREPLPSDLLVWARFQRMIRQLKPDVLHGHGAKAGAFMRLRTASRDRIRVYTPHGGSLHYPLSTLKGNIYARVERALMNDTDLFLFESAFARNTYQRTIGTPKGLVRCVFNGVTASEFDPVVKAEDATDLIYVGEFRHIKGADLLIDAVARLRADGRPVTLTLAGDGEESEGLKAQVAQLGLGEAVRFIGHVKARYGFSKGSLLVVPSRGDSMPYVVIEAAAAGIPMVAANIGGIPEIFGPHGDALFAPSNAAAMAEAIEAALKDPAATKERAKSLRERIFQHFSQKAMVEGVVAGYREAFANR is encoded by the coding sequence ATGCCTGTCGTTGACGGCCAGCCGCTTCGGATTCTGCACGCGACGCGCGCGCCGGTCGGCGGCATTTTCCGCCATATTCTCGATCTCGCCAACGGGCAGGTCGACCGCGGCCATCACGTCGGCATCATCGCCGATAGCCTCACCGGCGGCGAACGCGCCGAGCAGGCGCTGGCGGAAATCGCCCCGCGCCTCAAGCTCGGCGTTCACCGCACCGCCATTCGCCGCGAGCCGCTGCCGTCCGATCTTCTGGTATGGGCCCGCTTCCAGCGCATGATCCGCCAACTGAAGCCCGACGTGCTGCACGGTCACGGCGCCAAAGCGGGCGCCTTCATGCGTTTAAGGACCGCTTCCCGCGACAGGATCAGGGTCTACACCCCGCATGGCGGTTCGCTGCACTATCCGCTGTCGACGCTCAAGGGCAACATCTATGCCCGTGTCGAGCGCGCGCTGATGAACGATACCGACCTGTTCCTGTTCGAAAGCGCCTTCGCGCGGAACACCTATCAGCGCACCATCGGCACGCCGAAGGGACTGGTGCGATGCGTGTTCAACGGCGTCACCGCCAGTGAATTCGATCCTGTCGTCAAGGCCGAGGACGCCACCGACCTGATCTATGTCGGCGAGTTCCGGCACATCAAGGGCGCCGACCTTCTGATCGATGCGGTAGCGCGGCTGCGCGCCGACGGCCGTCCGGTGACGCTGACGCTCGCCGGCGACGGCGAGGAAAGCGAAGGCCTCAAAGCCCAGGTCGCGCAACTCGGCCTCGGTGAGGCCGTGCGCTTCATCGGCCACGTCAAGGCGCGTTACGGCTTCTCCAAGGGCTCGCTGCTGGTGGTTCCCTCCCGCGGAGACTCCATGCCCTATGTCGTGATCGAGGCAGCGGCCGCCGGCATTCCGATGGTCGCCGCCAATATCGGCGGCATCCCCGAAATTTTCGGCCCGCATGGCGATGCCTTGTTCGCGCCGAGCAACGCAGCCGCCATGGCCGAGGCCATCGAAGCCGCTCTGAAGGATCCGGCCGCGACGAAGGAGCGAGCCAAATCGCTGCGCGAACGAATCTTCCAGCATTTTTCGCAGAAGGCGATGGTCGAGGGCGTTGTCGCCGGCTACCGCGAGGCGTTTGCCAATCGTTAA
- a CDS encoding GumC family protein, whose translation MRLAFWRAGKDKPVVQRAMARPVASAPKLVAASDAGDLDLHALGQALMRRRSWIIVPTVLALVLSLAAVNMITPRYKSEARILVDGRENVFLRPNGERNEERSALDAEAVTSQVQLVQSRDLAREIIKKNKLSERPEFDPVLQGFSPLKSLLALVGIGRDPFSLTPEERVLEAYYERFTAYAVDKSRVIVIEFQSRDPELAARVANSIAEGYLVLQQDARQQQAKSASQWLSGEIEHLRKRVAEAESRVEDFRSKSSLFVGTNNTTLSNQQMGEINTQLNNARALKSDAESKARLIKEMLQSGKPIEASEVLNSELVRRLSEQRVTLRAQLAEQSSTLLGGHPRIKELKAQLADLDRQLREEAGKVSRSLENDARIAGGRVEGLTASLDQLKKQASSTNGQDVQLRALEREAKAQRDLLESYLAKYREANTRENIEAAPADGRIISRATVSNTPAYPKKLPIVLIATLATLLLTSGVIATGELLRMTAPRALGAAPPEVVREIAPEIVLVSAPEPVRAPAIAPELPVANLAEADHVSAPTLSEPHAGTPRMDTAAGDSEIEQLADELVGVGAAARKVSVLGTASSESITLTALTLGRLMARQAKVVVVDLVASSPTMTAASVDPVAPGLAELMQGEASFAQIITKDRLSRVHLVSAGRPGFDRAQLQSPRLTLAIDALLRVYDHVLLDAGTASDLPAELLTSQARAVVVPEASMAQDARALMCEQLKAVGFFEATMLSGPCQPSDAAEPGPRVVAA comes from the coding sequence ATGCGTTTGGCGTTCTGGCGTGCAGGCAAGGACAAGCCGGTGGTGCAGCGGGCGATGGCAAGGCCTGTGGCTTCGGCGCCGAAGCTCGTCGCCGCATCCGATGCCGGCGATCTCGATCTGCATGCGCTTGGTCAGGCGCTGATGCGCAGGCGGAGCTGGATCATCGTTCCGACAGTGCTGGCGCTGGTGCTGTCGCTGGCCGCGGTCAACATGATCACGCCGCGCTACAAGTCGGAAGCGCGCATCCTGGTCGACGGGCGCGAGAACGTTTTCCTGAGGCCAAACGGCGAGCGCAACGAGGAGCGCAGCGCGCTCGACGCCGAGGCCGTCACCAGCCAGGTGCAGTTGGTGCAATCGCGCGATCTGGCGCGCGAGATCATCAAAAAGAACAAGCTTTCCGAGCGTCCCGAATTCGATCCGGTGCTGCAGGGATTCTCGCCGCTGAAGTCGCTGCTGGCACTGGTCGGCATCGGGCGCGATCCGTTTTCGCTGACGCCGGAAGAGCGCGTGCTGGAAGCCTATTACGAGCGCTTCACGGCCTATGCGGTCGACAAATCCCGCGTCATCGTCATCGAATTCCAGTCGCGCGATCCCGAGCTTGCCGCGCGTGTCGCCAACTCGATCGCGGAAGGTTATCTGGTGCTGCAGCAGGACGCGCGGCAGCAGCAAGCGAAGTCTGCGAGCCAGTGGCTTTCGGGTGAAATAGAACATTTGCGCAAGCGCGTGGCCGAGGCCGAATCGCGGGTCGAGGATTTTCGCTCCAAGTCGAGCCTGTTCGTGGGCACCAACAACACCACGCTATCCAACCAGCAGATGGGCGAGATCAACACGCAGTTGAACAACGCCCGAGCGCTGAAGTCGGATGCCGAATCCAAGGCGCGGCTGATCAAGGAGATGCTTCAGAGCGGCAAGCCGATCGAGGCTTCCGAGGTTCTCAATTCCGAACTGGTGCGCCGGCTGTCCGAGCAGCGCGTGACGCTGCGTGCGCAACTCGCCGAGCAATCCTCGACGCTGCTCGGCGGTCATCCCCGCATCAAGGAATTGAAAGCCCAACTTGCCGATCTCGATCGGCAGTTGCGCGAGGAGGCGGGCAAGGTGTCCCGCTCGCTGGAGAACGACGCCCGCATCGCCGGCGGCCGGGTCGAAGGCCTGACGGCGAGCCTCGATCAGTTGAAAAAGCAGGCCTCTTCGACCAACGGCCAGGACGTGCAGCTCCGCGCACTCGAGCGCGAGGCAAAGGCGCAGCGTGACCTGCTGGAATCCTACCTCGCCAAATATCGCGAGGCGAACACCCGCGAGAATATCGAGGCGGCACCGGCCGATGGTCGCATCATCTCCCGCGCTACTGTCTCCAACACGCCGGCCTATCCGAAGAAGCTGCCGATCGTCCTGATCGCGACGCTGGCGACCCTGCTGCTCACTTCGGGCGTGATCGCGACCGGCGAACTCTTGCGCATGACCGCGCCGCGGGCACTCGGTGCGGCTCCGCCGGAAGTTGTGCGTGAAATTGCGCCCGAAATCGTCCTGGTATCTGCGCCGGAACCGGTGCGTGCGCCAGCGATCGCGCCCGAGCTTCCTGTGGCGAACCTCGCTGAAGCGGATCACGTTTCAGCGCCAACGTTGAGTGAGCCGCATGCCGGCACCCCTCGCATGGATACTGCGGCAGGGGACAGCGAGATCGAGCAACTGGCTGATGAGCTGGTTGGCGTAGGCGCAGCAGCGCGCAAGGTGAGCGTGCTCGGCACGGCATCAAGCGAGAGCATCACGCTGACCGCGCTGACGCTGGGACGGCTGATGGCGCGGCAGGCGAAAGTCGTGGTGGTCGATCTCGTGGCATCCTCGCCCACGATGACGGCGGCGTCGGTCGATCCAGTAGCACCGGGGCTTGCCGAACTGATGCAGGGCGAAGCCTCGTTTGCGCAAATCATCACCAAGGACCGGCTGTCGCGCGTTCATCTCGTCAGCGCGGGACGCCCCGGCTTCGACCGTGCGCAGCTTCAATCACCGCGGCTGACGCTTGCGATCGACGCGCTGCTGCGGGTCTACGATCATGTATTGCTGGATGCCGGCACCGCCTCCGATCTGCCGGCCGAATTGCTGACGTCGCAGGCGCGCGCAGTCGTGGTGCCCGAAGCGTCGATGGCGCAGGATGCGCGCGCGCTGATGTGCGAGCAGCTCAAGGCGGTCGGCTTCTTTGAGGCGACGATGCTGAGCGGACCGTGCCAGCCTTCCGATGCGGCCGAGCCGGGACCACGCGTGGTCGCGGCTTGA
- a CDS encoding GNAT family N-acetyltransferase, which yields MTMAAAIKGRTADADVWSKASRIAGIDIVHDLAAAEGVWRSLEGAQTFFTPYQRFDFLSPWQRQVGAREGLVAFIVIAYDAERRPLLLLPLALRYAYGARCASFMGGKHSTFNMALFDRDFAASATRADLEGLISAISLRSEADVLALHQQPVRWRDLPNPLALLPHQPSANDCPLLVIEPGAAPPALISNSFRRRLKGKERKLQSLPGYRSLIASSKADITRLLDWFFRVKPLRMAEQKLPNVFADPGIEEFVRSACTAPLAGGRHAIDIHALECDEEVIAIFAGVADGHRFSMMFNTYTMSANSKYSPGLILMRDIIDHYAGQGYRALDLGIGSDDYKRLFCKSDEPIFDSFIPLSQRGKLAASVMSGLNRTKRLVKHNPALLEMAQKLRNAFS from the coding sequence ATGACCATGGCTGCCGCGATCAAAGGCCGAACGGCGGATGCAGATGTGTGGTCGAAGGCGAGCCGTATCGCCGGCATCGACATCGTTCACGACCTCGCCGCGGCGGAAGGCGTCTGGCGCAGCCTGGAAGGCGCGCAAACCTTCTTCACGCCGTATCAGCGGTTCGACTTCCTCAGCCCCTGGCAGCGCCAGGTCGGCGCGCGCGAAGGCCTCGTTGCCTTCATCGTGATTGCCTACGACGCGGAACGCCGTCCGCTGCTGCTGCTTCCGCTCGCGCTCAGGTACGCCTATGGCGCCCGCTGCGCCAGCTTCATGGGCGGCAAGCATTCGACCTTCAACATGGCGCTGTTCGACCGCGATTTCGCCGCGAGCGCAACGCGGGCCGATCTCGAGGGCCTGATATCGGCGATCTCGCTGCGGTCCGAAGCCGATGTCCTCGCGCTGCACCAGCAACCGGTTCGCTGGCGCGACCTGCCCAATCCACTCGCCTTGCTGCCGCATCAGCCGTCGGCCAATGATTGCCCGCTTTTGGTGATCGAGCCTGGCGCCGCGCCCCCTGCGCTGATCAGCAACTCGTTCCGGCGCCGTCTCAAGGGCAAGGAACGCAAGCTGCAGTCCCTGCCCGGTTATCGCAGTCTTATTGCGTCCTCCAAGGCCGACATCACCCGGCTGCTCGACTGGTTCTTCCGCGTCAAGCCGCTGCGGATGGCGGAACAGAAGCTGCCGAATGTGTTCGCCGATCCCGGCATCGAGGAATTCGTCCGCAGCGCCTGCACCGCGCCACTCGCCGGCGGCAGGCACGCCATCGATATCCACGCGCTGGAATGCGATGAGGAAGTGATCGCGATCTTCGCCGGCGTCGCCGACGGCCATCGGTTCTCGATGATGTTCAACACCTACACGATGTCGGCAAATTCGAAGTACAGCCCCGGCCTGATCCTGATGCGCGACATCATCGATCACTATGCCGGACAGGGTTACCGCGCGCTCGACCTCGGGATCGGATCGGACGATTACAAGCGGCTGTTCTGCAAGAGCGACGAGCCGATCTTCGACAGCTTCATCCCGCTCAGCCAGCGCGGCAAGCTTGCCGCCAGCGTCATGTCGGGCCTCAACCGCACCAAGCGGCTGGTGAAGCACAATCCGGCGCTGCTGGAGATGGCGCAAAAGCTGCGCAACGCGTTCAGCTAG
- a CDS encoding polysaccharide deacetylase family protein, with amino-acid sequence MASDIGILRRAWMELAYFSGYFRLKQRQSGGAGVILRFERVRPRDSRPFQPNRWREITPQFLDRTIQALKRWNFDLITMDEVCRRAVTLPRANRFACLTFDGGCKDVITQAYPVLSKQGVPFTIYLPTAFPDGLGEPWWLALEEMIAREDRISLVIDGKERRFATGSISGKYDTFEFLANWMRTLPPPDLLFAIHDLCTRYSVDLAALSRAASMDWNDLTKLAADPLVTIGSATVNYSALSKLKAADAQREMTMGKAVAETALRRTVSHFAYPFGDRQSWRREHVVMAQEAGFASAVSTIPGVVEAKGYTNLHALPRIAWDGRQASLRTMRVLLSGMMFPAVRPTRDNWV; translated from the coding sequence TTGGCGTCGGATATCGGAATTTTGCGGCGGGCCTGGATGGAGCTCGCCTATTTCAGCGGCTATTTCAGGCTGAAGCAGCGGCAGAGCGGTGGCGCCGGCGTCATTTTGCGGTTCGAGCGCGTCCGTCCGCGCGATTCCCGGCCGTTTCAGCCCAATCGGTGGCGTGAAATCACGCCGCAATTTCTCGACCGGACCATCCAGGCGCTGAAGCGCTGGAACTTCGACCTGATCACGATGGACGAGGTGTGCCGGCGGGCGGTCACGCTGCCAAGAGCCAATCGGTTTGCCTGCCTGACCTTCGACGGCGGCTGTAAGGACGTCATCACGCAGGCCTATCCGGTGTTGTCGAAGCAGGGCGTGCCTTTCACCATCTACCTGCCCACCGCATTTCCGGATGGGCTCGGCGAACCCTGGTGGCTCGCGCTGGAAGAGATGATCGCGCGCGAGGATCGCATCAGCCTGGTGATCGACGGCAAGGAGCGGCGTTTCGCAACCGGCAGCATATCGGGCAAGTATGATACTTTCGAATTTCTGGCGAACTGGATGCGGACGCTGCCGCCGCCGGACCTTTTGTTCGCGATCCACGACCTCTGTACGCGCTACTCCGTCGATCTCGCGGCGCTGTCGCGCGCTGCCTCGATGGATTGGAACGATCTGACCAAGCTCGCCGCCGATCCGCTGGTGACGATCGGCAGCGCAACGGTGAACTATTCCGCACTGTCCAAGCTGAAAGCGGCCGATGCGCAACGCGAAATGACGATGGGCAAGGCGGTCGCGGAGACCGCTTTGCGCCGCACTGTCAGCCATTTCGCCTATCCGTTCGGTGATCGGCAATCCTGGCGCCGGGAGCACGTCGTTATGGCGCAGGAGGCAGGTTTCGCCAGCGCGGTATCGACGATCCCGGGCGTCGTCGAGGCCAAAGGATACACAAATCTACATGCATTGCCGCGGATCGCCTGGGACGGACGGCAGGCTTCGCTGCGCACGATGCGGGTGTTGCTGTCAGGAATGATGTTTCCCGCGGTCAGGCCGACCCGGGACAATTGGGTTTAG
- a CDS encoding DUF2842 domain-containing protein, which translates to MTIRTRKFFGTLALLVLVVVWSLLGMTIAQTPWLASSGLLQAIFYVVAGLGWVLPAMPIVSWMSRPDRAA; encoded by the coding sequence ATGACGATACGCACCCGCAAATTCTTTGGAACCCTCGCTTTGCTGGTGCTGGTCGTGGTCTGGTCGCTGTTGGGAATGACCATCGCCCAGACGCCATGGCTGGCCAGTTCAGGCCTGCTACAGGCGATCTTCTATGTCGTGGCAGGGCTTGGATGGGTGCTGCCGGCGATGCCGATCGTGAGCTGGATGTCGCGGCCCGATCGCGCCGCTTAG